In the Catenovulum adriaticum genome, TAAAGGTCGAGCAGTAGAAAATACGACCAAATTGCCACAACAAGCGCTTCGAAATAACTCAGAATTATGGTTAGTCGATAAACAAAAAAAGCTGCGCATAATAAAAGCCGATATAGTACAGCGAACACCTGATTTTATTATTGTTAAAAACTTAGAGCCCAATACTTTAGTGATCACCTCAGCATTGGCTATTCCAACAGAAGGGCTAAATGTGGTTCCCATTATTCAACCATCACCCAATGAAATCGACTCCAGCACAAGTAAATTGAGTCAGCATCAACAGTCGCACAATAAATCGGCAAAAAAAAGTGAATCATTGACCGAAGAGGAAATTAATAATGCCAGCTAATTCAGTGTTAGCTTGGTGGATTAAAAATCCTATCGCAGCTAACTTAGCCATGCTTACGCTAATTATTGCTGGCGTGATGAGTTATTTATTTTCGGTTGAAAAGGAGCCATTTCCGACCGTCAAATTGCCAATTATGGATATTACCATGCGATGGCCTGGTGCGAGCCCACGAGATGTCGAAGATCAAATTATTGTCCGTTTTGAAGAAGCAATTAAAAATGTGGAAGATATTAAATTTGTCGTTTCTAATGCTTTTGAAGGTGTTGCTCGAGTCAGCGTTATTGGTAAAGAACGAGTTAATAAACGTAAATTTGCAGATGATATTCGCGAGAAAATTAACTCAGTAAATGGGCTTCCTAATGATGCTGACGCGGTTATTGTCACCGAACGAACCAAACGCGAACAAATGATTAGAATTGCTTTGCATGGTTATATTGATGAATTAACTCTAAATAAAGTGGCACGTGAAATCAGACGAGAAGTCGCATCCTTACCCCTGATCTCTTTGGTTGTAATTACCGGTGATACCAATGAAGAAGTATCGATAGAAATTTCGGAAAAAGCACTGCGCCAATATAATTTAAGTTTTGATGAAGTAGCAAATGCCATTCGCTCTCAATCCGTTAATTTATCTGCTGGAGCGGTGCGCAGCGAAACTGAAACTTTTACTTTAAGTGTGCGCAGCCGTGCAGAAAAACAAATGGATTTTGAAAGTTTAACTGTACGTCAGACTGATGATGGCGCTACCTTGTATTTAAAAGATGTAGCTCAGGTGGTGGATGGACTGCAAGTTTCAAAACGCTACTCTTCATTTGACGGTGAACCCGCTATTTTGATTGATGTACTTAATTCTGATTATATGAATATTCCTGAAATGTCAGGAAATGTCAGAAAGTACATTCAAAACAAGCAGTCTAGATTACCAGATGGACTTCAATTAACGGTTTGGGAAGATTGGAATGATGCATATGAAAGTCGTTTAGACTCAATTTTTGATAATGCGATTAGTGGTTTAGTACTGGTTTTTACGCTGTTATTGTTATTTTTACAACCCAAAATAGCATTATGGGTTAGCATGGGAATAGGCACTGCTTTTGCCGCAGCATTTTGGTTACTACCCGCATTTGATGTATCGTTAAACATGATGTCTTTATTCGCGTTTATGATGGTTATCGGCATTGTGGTGGACGACGCCATTGTGATTGGTGAAAGCATTCATAGTGCGCATGAAAAAGGGCATCACGGTGATGAAGCTGCGTTTTTTGGCGTATCAGAAGTTTTTAAACCGGTTATTTTTGGGGTATTAACCACTATGGTGGTGTTTGCGCCTATGGCTTTTTTACCAGGCAGTACCGCTGAATTTACCCGTGCTATTTCGATTGTTGTTGTCTTAGCATTAGCATTTTCGTTATTTGAAGCTTTATTTATCTTACCTTGCCACTTACGGCATTTAGCGGATGATACGCCACACAAAAAAGGGAAATTAGAAAAACTGCAGCAAAAAGTCGCTAACGTAATGCATTTTTTAGCAGACAAAGTTTATGCGCCTTTAATAAAAGTCTTTTTACAGTGGCGATATTTAGTGGTCGGGCTATTTATATTAGCGCTGTTTTGCTCAATCAAAATGTTGAACGATAATTATATTTTACAATCGTTTGAACCTAAAATTGAAGCCGATACCATTCGCTTAAATGTCACTCTTCCTGAAAACGCTTCGTTTGACCGATTACAACAAGTACTTGAGCAAATGAATCAAGGTCAAGCTCAATTGACTGAGTATGTACAAAATATCGATCCGGCCAATGAGAGCGCCTTTATAGCCCATTATTATAGTCAAATTAAAGGCAGCAGAGTAACCAGTTTTTTAAAATTAGTACCTCAAGATAAGCGTGCTTTAACTACGGAAAAAGCGACAAATCTATTAACAGAAATGATTGGTGATATCCCCGATGCTGAAGAAATTGAATTTAAATCAACCTTAAATGAACGGGATCCTAAAATCCGATTTATGGTGCAAGGAGAGAATCTCGATGCGATATCAGCAGCCGTTGTCGATTTAAAATCACATTTAACTCAGTATGATGATATTTATATGATTCGCGACAGCTTAGATAAAGGGAGTAAAGAAATTACGTTCACGCTTAAACCAGGTGCGGAAATGCTGGGCATCAATATCCGAGATGTTAGCAAACAGGTGCGGCAAGCTTTTTTTGGCCAAGAAGTTCAACGTCTACCAAGAGAAGGTGGAGATTCACGTGTAAAAGTACGTTATTCAAGGCAAGAGCGAGAAGCGTTAGACTCCTTATATCAACTTAAAATTCGAACGAGAGATAAGCGTGAAATACCGCTTATGAGTGTAGTCGATTTTGAAATGCGTCCAGGTATTAATCGAATTCAACGTCGTGACGGACAAAAAGTGGTCTGGATTTGGGCTGAATACGCGGGCGATAACGCCTGGGCTCTTAAACGAAAAATTCAAGATAACTTTTTCCCAGAATGGCGAAAGCGCCACCCTGAGGTATCAACTGATCGAGGTCAAAATAAAAACCAAGAAGACTTTATGCAAACGGTTTATTACCTAGAAGGGATGGCTTTACTGGTTTCGTACATGCTTTTAGCCATTGCATTTCGTTCGTATTGGCAACCTTTTTTAATCATGTCAGCCATTCCTTTTGCTTTTTTAGGTTCTATTTTAGGTCACTGGTCACACGAGGTTTATTACGGTGCCTTTTCAATGCTGGGCATTTTGGCTGCTGCAGGGGTTGTTGTGAATGATAATCTGGTGCTGGTTGATTGTCTAAATAAGCTAAAGGCAAAAGGCTTTAGTGCGTATGATGCGACCAGAGAAGCCGGTCGTTTAAGATTTAGAGCCATTATTTTAACGTCGTTAACAACTTTTATTGGGTTAATCCCTATGTTGTCAGGTGATAATGAGCAAGCTAAATTTTTAGTGCCCATGGTGGTGTCGCTAGCTTATGGCGTTTTAGCGGCAACATTTACGACCTTAATTTTTGTGCCTTGTTTATATTTATGTAGCTTAGATATTTCAAATAAATGTAAACAATTGGTTCAGTGGTGGCGGCAACTTGATCAAGTAAAGCCAGTCACTAAATCAAATTAAGCTAAAACCCTAACTGAATGACTATTAGCTGGCTTGAGCGACTCGCTTTCTAATAATCATTCAGTATAATCATGCCTATGATCTCTTTAGATAAAATACTTTATGTCTGATTCTCAGTCTCCACAAGATATGCGGATAATTCCAACCGCGCGACCTGCTAAAGCGGTATTTGATTGGTTTAGCCAAGCATTCAAGCTTTTTAGTGCGTTTAAGCTGCAATGGGCAGGTTTTATTTTAATGGTTTATGCCTGTTTTTTTGTACTCGCTATGATTCCATTTATTGGTGAATTACTCATTAGTTTAATATTGCCTGGTATGTTTTTAGTCGTCGCGAGTGTGCAAAACAATCAGCAGTTTGTTCCCGCTCGATTATTTGAAGGCATTAAATATCATTTAAAACCGTTATTGCATTTATTTTTAATTAATTTCGGTGCAGCTTTAGTTGCCAGTACATTGGCGGTACTTGTAGTGGGTGAAAATGCGATGTCCTCAGGAGATGCTGCACAAGTACTTTCTTTTATGGGCACTATGTTAGTGATCTATTTACCTTTTATGATGGGCTTGGCTTTTGCGCCTGCTTTAATCGTTATTGATAAATTACCTGCCATTGATGCCTTTAAAATGTCATTTAAAGGCTGTTTTAAAAACGCAATTTCGCTAACGATATTTAGCGTCATTATCATGTTCGCATTTGTTATCGCCATGATTCCTATGGGCCTTGGTTTATTGATTATGTTGCCAGTGATGCATTGTATACTATTTGTAATGTATCAAGATATTTTTAGACACAAAGCTCGCTTTTCAATATCTGATTATCCAAATGAACAATCGGGTGATGATTCGGATCAAGATGGCAGTTTTATGGTGTAGCACCAAAAAAATTTTAAAGCATCACGTTTATAACACGTCAGCAGTTATACAGGTAACTCAAAATCTAGAAAAACTAAATAAAAGGCCATATCAATTTTATGCAAGCATTAGACTTATTGTTAAATCGTAGTTCGTATAATAAATTAATTTGTCCAGCGCCTGAAGGTGAACAATTAACCCAAATTTTAAAAGCGGGTATGCGTGCACCTGATCACGGTAATTTGTCGCCATGGCAATTTATTGTTTTTAAAGATAAAGGCTTGAACGATTTAGGCGAAATTTATGCCGAGGCAGCAGAGCAAGACGCGTTATCAGCCGACAAAATTGAAAAAGCTAAAAATATGCCAAGTCGAGCCCCTTTGGTTATTGCAGTCATTGCCAAAGTTCAAGCTGAGCATAAGATACCTGAAATCGAGCAAGTAATAGCTGCTGGTTGTTGTGTTCAGGCCATGCAAATGGCAGCGGTTGCACAAGGTTTTCAGGGCATATGGCGAACGGGCGCTTATGCTTATCATCCTCATGTAAAAAAACAATTTAAACTTGCAGAGCAAGATCTTATTGTTGGTTATCTTTATTTAGGCACCGCTGAAAATGAAGCGCCGATAAAACCAGAAAAAGATTTATCTGCACACTTACAATATTGGTAACTCAGTATTGGTAAATAACGAGTAAATTTTAGTCGCTAAATAGCTAAAAATGACTAACGCCGCTCCCTGGCTTTTTTGAACAAAATTATTTTTAATTTATTGATCGATAAAGTCATATTCATCGTTTAAGCTTAAATTAACCGATAATATAATTCAGGAGCGGCCAATGACAACAAATAAACCATTAAATATTGGCATTAGTGCATGTTTATTAGGTGAAAAAGTCCGGTTTGATGGTGGACATAAATCTTTAACGTTTGCCCAGAATACCCTATCTAAATATGTTAATTACCATCCTATTTGCCCAGAAGTGGGGATCGGCATGTCGATTCCCAGAAAGCCAATTCGATTAATCGACGATAATCAAATCATTAAACTGGTTGATAGTCGAGATTCTAGTATTGATTACACCAATAAAATGAATCAGTTCGCTGAACAAAAGTGTCAACATATGGCGCATTTAAATGGCTTCATTTTAACGTCGAAATCTCCAAGTTGTGGGATGGAGCGAATGAAAGTGTTTGATAAAGACGGTAATTTACAGCACCGTAAAGGCGTTGGTTTATTTGCTAAAGAGCTGATGCAACAACACCCCAATTTACCTGTAGAAGAAGATGGTAGGCTTAGTGATAAAAGCTTACGCGAAAACTTTATTGAACGAATTTATATCCACGCGCAATGGCAAAATCAAGTTGCTCAAAGTGAACAATTAAAAGATCTAATTGATTTTCACAGCTGTCATAAATATCAAATTATGGCGCATAGTTATCAAGCCTATAAAGATTTAGGCAAGCTGGTTGCTAACCATGATAAAAAACCAATCGAACAATTAAAAGAGGCCTATTTTTCAAGGTTAATGCAAGCGTTGAAACAAATTGCCGGTCGTAAAAAACACTGTAATGTATTAATGCATATTCAAGGTTATTTTAAACGCGATATTAAACCACACGACAAACAAGAGCTAAGCCGGCTTATATTGCATTACCGACAAGGGCTAGTGCCTTTATTAGCGCCGCTCACGCTGATTAAACATTTTTTAATGCTATACCCAAATGAGTACTTAAATCAGCAAAGTTATTTTAACCCATATCCTTTAGAGATGGGGTTAAGCGGTTAACAAGTCGCTATTTATTTAAGGACAAAAAATGCAATTAGTTTGGTTTAGAAATGATTTAAGAAGTTTAGATCATGCAGGTTTAACGAACGCTTTGAATACAAAAGAGCCTGTGATTAGTGTTTTTATTGCAACTGAAAAACAGTGGCAATCACATGATATGGCGCCGATAAAACGCGACTTTATGTATTCCAGAGTGGCAGATTTATCCTCGGCTTTGGCTGAACTTAATATCCCACTTATTTTAATAAAATCAGATACTTATCAAAATAGTGTGCAGCAAATCCTTGACTTGTGTCAGAAATATCCGATAAACCGGGTGCATGCTTGCGCTGATTATGAATTAAATGAAAGGGTAAGAGACAAAAATGCTCAGCAGCAACTCTCAACTCTCGGTGTTAAATTTAATCTCTATCATGACTCTGTCATTTTTCCACCAAAATCAATAACTAAAGCTGATGGCGGTTATTACAGCGTTTTTACGGCTTTTAAAAAACAGTGGCTGCAGCATTTTGCGCAACATAACGCCAATTGTTTTGCCAAACCACAAGCCCAGGCTATTCAATTTGACAACCATAAAACATTGGTGAATTGGCTTAATGAAGCTAAGCACAAGCCGCAAAGTGTGGACGATAAATTAGCGTCATTTAAAACGCGATTAACGCCTCATCAAACTCAGGTTTCGTCAGCAGATGCAGCTGAAAGTTTTCCGACTGAAGAGTTAGCTATTTTAAATCGATTACGCACTTTTTGTCGGGAGCAAGTTCAGGATTATCAACAAAACCGAGATTTACCCAATTTATCCGCAACCAGTTGTTTGTCTGCGGCTTTTAGTTTGGGGTGTATTAGCCCTCGGCAGGCAATTAATCGATTATTGGTAGAGCAGGGCGAAGCCGTATTCAATTCAGATTCAGGCGCTGCGACTTGGTTAAGTGAATTAATTTGGCGTGAGTTTTATCGCCATTTAACCGCGATTTATGATGATATCAGCAAAGGTTTTGCCGTTAAAACGCAGTATCAAAATTTACCATGGCGTAATAATAAAACTGAATTTGATGCCTGGTGTCAGGGAAAAACCGGTTTCCCGATTGTCGATGCCGCTATGCGACAGCTAAATCAAACTGGCTGGATGCACAACAGGTTACGAATGATTGTCGCCAGTTTTTTGATTAAAGATCTGCAAATTGACTGGCGTTGGGGTGAGCAATATTTTATGCAAAACTTAATTGATGGCGATTATGCCGCTAATAATGGGGGCTGGCAGTGGAGCGCCTCAACTGGGCACGACGCTGCGCCTTATTTTCGTATATTTAACCCAACCACTCAAAGCGAACGCTTTGATAAACAAGGTCACTTTATTCGTAAGTTTTGTCCTGAGCTGGCTCAATTGCCTGACAAGTATATTCACAAACCGCATCTATATGAAAGCCTCAATCAATCACCAATCGATTATCCAAAACCAATTGTCGATCATAAAACGGCCCGTGAAATAACGCTCAATATGTATGCCAACAAATAAATTTATCTATCGCGGTAATCCTAAGTTGCTTTTCTGCAGTATAAATAATAAGTACATAAGGCGGCTTAATAAGGAATAAACTATGCACGACATTAAGTTAGATGCATTTATAGATGTGTATCAAGCGCTCAATATTCAAAATATAGAGCGCTTAGACAGCATTTATCATCCATCGATACAGTTTATCGATCCTTTGCATCATATCCACGGGTTAATTGAGTTAAAGCAATATTTAGCTCATATGTACCAAAATACGATTAGCTGCCAATTTAATATTCTGTCTAAGCAGATAGTAAACGACCAAGCTTTTTTAACTTGGGTGATGACATACCAGCATAAAAAAATAGGTTCAGGTAACTGCATTGAAGTCGATGGCGTGTCTAGACTTAAATTTGACCAAGATAAAGTCATTTTTCATCGAGATTATTTTGATTTAACTCAAATGTTATTTGATCATTTACCTGTGATTGGCTGTACAAGTAAATACATTAAACAAAAAGCAGCTTCTGTATGAATATATTGATAACGGGCGCAACTTCTGGCATTGGTCAAGCGCTGGCGCTTCATTATTTAGCACAAGCCAATTCACAAGATCACGTTTTTGTTATTGGTCGTAGCCAAAACAAATTAAGTTTACTTGAAGACAAAGGTGCTATATCGCTTGCGTGCGATTTAACGCAAAAACAAGCCGTTTTGAATTTAGCAGCGGATATTTCAAAGCGAGCAGAACATCTAGATTTGGTCATTTTAAATGCAGGCAATTGTATTTATTACGAGCCTGAGCATAATGAAAATGCAGCCAATTCGTTATCATCTGTATTGGTTAAAAACATAGAGTCTAATTTATTTACAATGGCTTACGCTATTGATTTAGTTTTGCCTTTTTTAACTCGGTCCACCAGTCGAACACAGGCACCTAAGCTGGTATTAATGGGCAGTTTAGCCAGTGATTTTCCTTTTACAAAATCGCAAGGTTATGGTTCATCTAAAGCGGCGGTTGCTTACTTGGCCAAAAGTTTACAGGTTGATTACCCACAAATTAACGTAAGTTTGGTTC is a window encoding:
- a CDS encoding efflux RND transporter permease subunit, coding for MPANSVLAWWIKNPIAANLAMLTLIIAGVMSYLFSVEKEPFPTVKLPIMDITMRWPGASPRDVEDQIIVRFEEAIKNVEDIKFVVSNAFEGVARVSVIGKERVNKRKFADDIREKINSVNGLPNDADAVIVTERTKREQMIRIALHGYIDELTLNKVAREIRREVASLPLISLVVITGDTNEEVSIEISEKALRQYNLSFDEVANAIRSQSVNLSAGAVRSETETFTLSVRSRAEKQMDFESLTVRQTDDGATLYLKDVAQVVDGLQVSKRYSSFDGEPAILIDVLNSDYMNIPEMSGNVRKYIQNKQSRLPDGLQLTVWEDWNDAYESRLDSIFDNAISGLVLVFTLLLLFLQPKIALWVSMGIGTAFAAAFWLLPAFDVSLNMMSLFAFMMVIGIVVDDAIVIGESIHSAHEKGHHGDEAAFFGVSEVFKPVIFGVLTTMVVFAPMAFLPGSTAEFTRAISIVVVLALAFSLFEALFILPCHLRHLADDTPHKKGKLEKLQQKVANVMHFLADKVYAPLIKVFLQWRYLVVGLFILALFCSIKMLNDNYILQSFEPKIEADTIRLNVTLPENASFDRLQQVLEQMNQGQAQLTEYVQNIDPANESAFIAHYYSQIKGSRVTSFLKLVPQDKRALTTEKATNLLTEMIGDIPDAEEIEFKSTLNERDPKIRFMVQGENLDAISAAVVDLKSHLTQYDDIYMIRDSLDKGSKEITFTLKPGAEMLGINIRDVSKQVRQAFFGQEVQRLPREGGDSRVKVRYSRQEREALDSLYQLKIRTRDKREIPLMSVVDFEMRPGINRIQRRDGQKVVWIWAEYAGDNAWALKRKIQDNFFPEWRKRHPEVSTDRGQNKNQEDFMQTVYYLEGMALLVSYMLLAIAFRSYWQPFLIMSAIPFAFLGSILGHWSHEVYYGAFSMLGILAAAGVVVNDNLVLVDCLNKLKAKGFSAYDATREAGRLRFRAIILTSLTTFIGLIPMLSGDNEQAKFLVPMVVSLAYGVLAATFTTLIFVPCLYLCSLDISNKCKQLVQWWRQLDQVKPVTKSN
- a CDS encoding BPSS1780 family membrane protein, with product MSDSQSPQDMRIIPTARPAKAVFDWFSQAFKLFSAFKLQWAGFILMVYACFFVLAMIPFIGELLISLILPGMFLVVASVQNNQQFVPARLFEGIKYHLKPLLHLFLINFGAALVASTLAVLVVGENAMSSGDAAQVLSFMGTMLVIYLPFMMGLAFAPALIVIDKLPAIDAFKMSFKGCFKNAISLTIFSVIIMFAFVIAMIPMGLGLLIMLPVMHCILFVMYQDIFRHKARFSISDYPNEQSGDDSDQDGSFMV
- a CDS encoding NAD(P)H nitroreductase, producing the protein MQALDLLLNRSSYNKLICPAPEGEQLTQILKAGMRAPDHGNLSPWQFIVFKDKGLNDLGEIYAEAAEQDALSADKIEKAKNMPSRAPLVIAVIAKVQAEHKIPEIEQVIAAGCCVQAMQMAAVAQGFQGIWRTGAYAYHPHVKKQFKLAEQDLIVGYLYLGTAENEAPIKPEKDLSAHLQYW
- a CDS encoding YbgA family protein; amino-acid sequence: MTTNKPLNIGISACLLGEKVRFDGGHKSLTFAQNTLSKYVNYHPICPEVGIGMSIPRKPIRLIDDNQIIKLVDSRDSSIDYTNKMNQFAEQKCQHMAHLNGFILTSKSPSCGMERMKVFDKDGNLQHRKGVGLFAKELMQQHPNLPVEEDGRLSDKSLRENFIERIYIHAQWQNQVAQSEQLKDLIDFHSCHKYQIMAHSYQAYKDLGKLVANHDKKPIEQLKEAYFSRLMQALKQIAGRKKHCNVLMHIQGYFKRDIKPHDKQELSRLILHYRQGLVPLLAPLTLIKHFLMLYPNEYLNQQSYFNPYPLEMGLSG
- a CDS encoding cryptochrome/photolyase family protein yields the protein MQLVWFRNDLRSLDHAGLTNALNTKEPVISVFIATEKQWQSHDMAPIKRDFMYSRVADLSSALAELNIPLILIKSDTYQNSVQQILDLCQKYPINRVHACADYELNERVRDKNAQQQLSTLGVKFNLYHDSVIFPPKSITKADGGYYSVFTAFKKQWLQHFAQHNANCFAKPQAQAIQFDNHKTLVNWLNEAKHKPQSVDDKLASFKTRLTPHQTQVSSADAAESFPTEELAILNRLRTFCREQVQDYQQNRDLPNLSATSCLSAAFSLGCISPRQAINRLLVEQGEAVFNSDSGAATWLSELIWREFYRHLTAIYDDISKGFAVKTQYQNLPWRNNKTEFDAWCQGKTGFPIVDAAMRQLNQTGWMHNRLRMIVASFLIKDLQIDWRWGEQYFMQNLIDGDYAANNGGWQWSASTGHDAAPYFRIFNPTTQSERFDKQGHFIRKFCPELAQLPDKYIHKPHLYESLNQSPIDYPKPIVDHKTAREITLNMYANK
- a CDS encoding nuclear transport factor 2 family protein — encoded protein: MHDIKLDAFIDVYQALNIQNIERLDSIYHPSIQFIDPLHHIHGLIELKQYLAHMYQNTISCQFNILSKQIVNDQAFLTWVMTYQHKKIGSGNCIEVDGVSRLKFDQDKVIFHRDYFDLTQMLFDHLPVIGCTSKYIKQKAASV
- a CDS encoding SDR family NAD(P)-dependent oxidoreductase; its protein translation is MNILITGATSGIGQALALHYLAQANSQDHVFVIGRSQNKLSLLEDKGAISLACDLTQKQAVLNLAADISKRAEHLDLVILNAGNCIYYEPEHNENAANSLSSVLVKNIESNLFTMAYAIDLVLPFLTRSTSRTQAPKLVLMGSLASDFPFTKSQGYGSSKAAVAYLAKSLQVDYPQINVSLVQPGFVKTPLTDKNEFKMPALVSTDQAADAIVSGIENNKSLIRFPTIFSFIIKCLGAFPLGLQLYIAKKMKQ